One window from the genome of Paramisgurnus dabryanus chromosome 24, PD_genome_1.1, whole genome shotgun sequence encodes:
- the LOC135721302 gene encoding uncharacterized protein, whose amino-acid sequence MSPIDSHLLHKLNFNINSSIVMCIFIFYCLFFLIVKDVFGNKVSVMEGDSVTLHTDIVRQKDDRIVWYYGPENTFVARISKMSGSILLSEDERFRDRVMVNDQTGDLIITNIRTQHSGDYTLKISRNNKVSYKKFNVTVHAHQPVLTNPIRVQNNSPVQRVFVISVVYLMFSVICIIICVHMYCTTVRKRISSQPLNAKMILMD is encoded by the exons ATGAGCCCGATAGATTCTCATCTACTTCACAAACTTAATTTTAACATCAACTCTTCTATAGTCATGTGCATCTTTATTTTCTACTGTCTTTTCTTTTTGATTGTGAAAG ATGTGTTTGGGAATAAAGTGTCAGTGATGGAGGGTGATTCTGTTACTCTACACACTGATATTGTCAGACAGAAAGATGATCGGATTGTGTGGTATTATGGACCTGAAAACACTTTTGTTGCAAGAATCAGTAAAATGTCTGGAAGCATCTTGTTATCTGAAGATGAGAGATTCAGAGACAGAGTGATGGTCAATGatcagactggagatctcaTCATCACAAACATCAGAACGCAACACTCTGGAGATTATACACTTAAGATAAGCAGAAACAATAAAGTCTCATACAAGAAATTCAATGTTACTGTACATG CTCATCAACCTGTTCTGACGAATCCCATCAGAGTCCAAAATA ATTCTCCTGTCCAGCGAGTCTTTGTAATTTCAGTTGTATATTTAATGTTTTCTGTGATCTGTATCATCATTTGTGTCCACATGTACTGTACAACAGTAAGAAAG CGCATTTCTTCACAACCATTGAATGCTAAAATGATTCTGATGGATTAA